A portion of the Malania oleifera isolate guangnan ecotype guangnan chromosome 3, ASM2987363v1, whole genome shotgun sequence genome contains these proteins:
- the LOC131150335 gene encoding 26S proteasome non-ATPase regulatory subunit 11 homolog yields the protein MSTSYIPATTDSIAQAMEAKDPSQAISILYGILDNPSSSSEALRIKEQAITNLSDLLRQENRAEDLRSLLTQLRPYFSVIPKAKTAKIVRGIIDSVAKIPGTSDLQISLCREMVQWTRAEKRTFLRQRVEARLAALLMENKEYSEALTTLSSLVKEVRRLDDKLLLVDIDLLESKLHFSLRNLPKAKAALTAARTAANAIYVPPAQQGTIDLQSGILHAEEKDYKTAYSYFFEAFEAFNALEDPRAVFSLKYMLLCKIMVSQADDVAGIISSKAGLQYLGPELDAMKAVADAHSKRSLKLFETALQDFKTQLDEDPIVHRHLSSLYDTLLEQNLCRLIEPFSRVEILHIAELIELPFDHVEKKLSQMILDKKFAGTLDQGAGCLIIFDDPKPDAIYPATLETITNIGKVVDSLYVRSAKIMA from the coding sequence ATGTCCACCTCATATATCCCAGCGACGACAGACTCAATTGCTCAGGCCATGGAAGCTAAGGACCCATCCCAGGCCATCTCCATTCTTTACGGCATACTTGacaatccttcttcttcttctgaggCTCTACGAATTAAAGAACAGGCCATCACAAACCTGTCTGACCTTCTGCGACAGGAGAATAGAGCAGAGGATCTTCGAAGCCTTCTGACTCAGCTGAGGCCTTACTTTTCTGTGATTCCCAAGGCTAAAACTGCCAAGATTGTTAGGGGAATCATAGATTCTGTTGCCAAGATACCTGGTACGTCTGATCTCCAAATCTCACTCTGCAGAGAAATGGTGCAATGGACGCGTGCAGAAAAGCGTACATTCCTGAGGCAGAGAGTTGAGGCAAGGCTTGCTGCTTTATTGATGGAAAACAAGGAATATTCAGAAGCTTTGACCACTCTTTCAAGCTTAGTCAAGGAGGTGAGGAGGTTAGATGACAAGCTTCTTCTTGTTGATATAGACTTGTTGGAAAGTAAGCTGCATTTTTCTTTGAGGAACCTTCCCAAGGCAAAAGCTGCCCTCACAGCAGCGAGGACGGCTGCAAATGCTATATATGTGCCTCCAGCTCAACAAGGTACCATAGATTTGCAAAGTGGTATTCTCCATGCAGAAGAGAAGGATTACAAAACGGCTTACAGCTATTTCTTTGAAGCATTTGAGGCTTTCAATGCCCTTGAAGACCCTAGGGCAGTTTTCAGCCTGAAATACATGTTATTATGCAAGATCATGGTGAGCCAAGCTGACGATGTGGCTGGAATAATTTCTTCCAAAGCAGGCCTGCAGTATCTTGGGCCAGAACTAGATGCTATGAAAGCTGTTGCTGATGCTCATTCAAAGCGATCTTTGAAATTATTTGAGACTGCTCTGCAGGATTTTAAGACTCAGTTAGATGAAGACCCAATCGTGCACAGGCACTTATCTTCTCTGTACGATACACTTCTGGAACAAAACCTGTGCAGGTTGATTGAGCCTTTTTCAAGGGTTGAGATTCTACATATTGCTGAGCTGATTGAACTGCCTTTTGATCATGTGGAGAAGAAGTTATCTCAAATGATTCTGGACAAGAAGTTTGCTGGAACTTTGGATCAGGGTGCTGGATGCCTCATAATTTTTGATGATCCGAAGCCAGACGCAATCTACCCAGCAACTCTGGAGACCATCACCAACATTGGTAAGGTTGTGGACAGCCTCTATGTCAGGTCGGCCAAGATAATGGCCTGA